The nucleotide window CCGAGGCCGTCGGCAAGGTCTCGCTCGCGGACGTTGCCTTCGCGGGGGGGCAACCCTTTTCGGCCCACGTGTCCTGGGACCAGGGGTTCAGCGCAGAGAAGGGGCGTCTCGATCTGCGGTCCTTCGAGCTTGCGCTCGGACCGATGAAGGTGCGCTTACAAGGCCTGCTCACGCATTTGCATGCGGTGCCCCGGATCGAAGCGCTCGATGTAGCGTCGGAGGCGCTTTCGTTCGACACTTTGGCCCGCCTGTGGCCTGGATTCGACGAAGCGACCGCGCCGGCCGTGCTGCGCGGTCCCTTTGAGCTTTCCGCAAAGGCGTCGGGCCGGGCGGAGGCGGCGGATGTCGACGCGCGGTTCAGCTTGACAGGCGCGGCCATCCGCATTCCCGACGTGTTCGTGAAGCCGCCCGGGACGGCGCTGGCCCTCGAGGCGCGCTTGAAGAGCACTCCCGAGAGGCTGACGATCGAGCGCGCGTCGCTCCAGGTGGCCACGTGGACGACCCAGCTTGCGGGGCACGTGGACACGCTGCCGGCAGGGCCGCGTCTGGATCTGAAGGTGTCTACGCCTTCACCCGAAGTGGCGGGTGTGATGATGCTCCTGCCTGCCGTGAAAACCAACCTCTCGCCCAAGCGCCCGCTCGCAGGCCGCGTGGAGGTGACGGGTGCCCTCGCGGGCCACGCAGAGGCGCTCGACTACGACCTGCGGGTCAACGTGGACGGTCTCGACGTTGATGCCGCCGCGGCGCAGATGCACGGCGGCGGGTCGCTTGCAGTGGCAGGGAAACAAACCCCGGCGGCGGCGTCCGGTCGGCTGCAGATGGATTTCACCCGCCTCGAAGCCCGTTATCCCGCGCTGCTGGGAAAGCCCGCAGGCAGTCCGCTCGTCCTGGACGTGAAGTTCGATGCGAAGAACCTGAAGGGCGCCGACGTGGTGGCGGACATCGTGGCGTCCCTCGCGGCCGCTGGCCTCGATCTCAGCGCCAGGGCGCACGTCGAAGGGGCGGCTCCCGCGCAGCGCTTCGAGGCGTCGCTGTCGTTTGCGCCCTTCGCTACGCAGCCGCTGTTGGCCTGGCTGCCGGCCGCGACGGCAGGGATCAAGCCCATGACCGTCGGCGCCACGATCAGCGCTTCGGGGCGGACGGATCGGCCATCGTCGCTCGCGCTCGCGGTTCCCTCGTTCTCGGTCAAAGCAGGGCAGTCGGATCTCGAGGGGAGGTTGACCTTTGCGAATCCGGAGGCCCCCACGTTCGAGCTGACCGCACAGTCACAAAGGTTCGTCGTCGAAGACTTCGTGGTGGACGACGGCACGAAGGAGGCGGCTTCGGCCCCCGCCCCGGCGGCAAAGCCCGAAGCCGCGGCGCCGCCGAACCCCCTTCTGACCGCGGCGAAGGGTCGTATTCAAGTTGCGATCGCCAAGGGGCGCGCCGACACGATCACCTTCGACGACCTCGCAGCGAAGCTCAGGGTGGGCGAGGGGCTGGCCGTTGCCGAGACCCTCGAGGTGGACGTCTTCGGGGGCCGCTTCTCCGGGTCGGGCACGCGGGTGCCGCTGGCCGAGACGGGCACCCCCTTCTTGATCAAGGGCGCCTTGAAGAACATCGACTTGGCGATCCTGACGCAGCAATTGGCGAAGGAGCGTGGCCTCGTCAAGGGGCGCTTCGATGCGAAGGTGGACTTGACCACACGGGATCTTGCACCCGCCATTTTGGCGGAGTCGTTGACGGGGATCATGGGCGCCGACCTCCACGACTTCACATTGGAGGTGGGGGACGCGCTGGGCGAGCTCCGCGGCGCCCTGCAGGCCCGGTTCGACAAGGCACCGGCGCTCAAGAAGGCCTTGGCGAAAACGAAGGACCGGCTGACGAAGCTGGACGACTGGAAGATCAAAGACGCGGCGACCACCTTGCGCTTCGACGAAGGCGTGTTGAAGCTGGTCGAGCCGCTCGAGACCTCGCTGGCAGGCGGCGCCGCCCGCATGGGCGGCAGCGTGAGCTTCGCGGAGCGTCGGCTTGGCCTGGAAGGCACGTGGCAGGTCCCTGCCGCCGTGATCGCCGAGCTCACCGGTGGCGAGGTGACGATCCAGGAAGGCGTGCCGGTGGGGGTGCGCGTGGAGGGGCCGCCCACGGCGCCCCGGGTGCGGTTGGCGGACGTGGACACCTTCGCGCTGACCTTGCTCAAGGCCTACGCGTCGTCGAAGGGACGGGCGCTCCTCGAGGGCGCGCTCGGCGGGGCGCTCGACAAGGCTCCCTTGCCCGCAGGGGCCAAAGGAAAGCTTGCCGATGTCGTCGCCGATCCGGCCAAGGCGCGGCGGGACGCAGAGGAAAAAGCCCGCGCGCGGGTGGAAGCCGAGGCCGCGGAAGCGCGGCAACGGGCCGAGCAGGCGGCCCGCGCCAAAACGGCCGAGCTCGAGGCCCGGGCGAAGGCCGAGGCCGAGGCCCGCGCGGCCGAAGTGCGACGCCAGGCCGAAGCAGCCGCGAAAAAAGAGGCCGAGGCGCGCGCCAAAGACAAGGTCAAGGACAAGCTCAAGAAGCTGCCCGTCCCGTTCTGACGGCGGTCGCGGGCGGGCTGGGTGTCACGAGGCTCGGGCGCAAAGAGCGGCGCCTGAGCATCAAAGAAGCCCATGACAGCCACCACGGTTGCGCAGCGACTGTCCCCGGGCGCCTTGCGGGCACAGGCGCCCTGGTTGCTTCGGGTGTCGCGCCCCGCGCTCTGGATCAACACGGTGGGAACGGCTTTCGTGGGCTTGTGGATGACGGGCACGTTGTTCACGTGGCGCTTCGTGCCCGTCCTGCTGTGGCTGACGCTCCCCTTCAATTTGCTGATCTACGGGGTCAACGACGTCTCCGACCTCGATACCGACGCCCGCAACGAACGCAAGGGAGGGTGGCAGGGGGCGCGGATTGCCAGCCACGACGTGGGCTCGATCCTGCGCTGGGTGGCCGCCCTGAACCTTCCATTTCTGCTGTATTTCGCAGGAGCGTACCCCTGGCAAGCGGTGGCGGTTGCGCTGCTCTACGCAGGCATCTTCATTGGCTATTCGTTACCGCCTCGCTTCAAGGCCCATCCCTTCGTGGATAGCCTCAGCAACGCAGCCTATGCTCTGCCTCTCGTGCTCGTGCCCGTGGCGCTGGAGGCGCCGGTGTCATGGATGGCGGCTGCCGGCTTGATGGTCTGGAGCGCTGCCAAGCACAGCTTCGACGCCATCCAGGACCGCGCCGAGGACAGCGCCGCCGGCCTCGAGACCACCGCGGTGGTGCTGGGGCAAGCCGGAACGCTCGTCTACTGCGGCGCCCTGTGGCTCTTGTCCACGCTCTGTTTCGCCACACTCGACGTCACGTTGGCTCTGCTCAACGGGGTCTTCGCTGCGGGGCTGATCGTGCGCATGGCCCGGGCCCGTACACGTTCTGCTTACGAGCGCGTCTATGCCTGGTCCGTGGCGTTCCCCTACGTCGTCGGCGGCTACGCGGGCGTGGGGCTCGCGCTCTCACTCGCCCGGGCGCAGTGGGGACACTGACGTGCGCGGCAAAGAGGTTCTGGTCCTGGGGGGAGGTCTGGGAGGGCTGACGACCGCGGCGCTGCTTTGCGCCCGGGGCCATCGCGTCACTCTGGTCGAAAAGAACGCGTGGCTGGGCGGCAAGTCACGTCGGCTCACTCACCACGGTGTGGTCATCGACACGGGGCCCGCGCTCGTCACCTTCCCCGAGGTCTGGGAGGGGGTGGTGCAGACTTGGCGCGCGGCGTTTCCCCAGCTCGCCTCGCAGATCGCCTGGCCGCGCTTCTTGCGCCTGCCCGGGCTCGGCCTTTACCGCCACGAACACTACGCCCTCACATTGCCCCCAAGTCCCGCCGACCCCGGAGCCGAAGCCTTCGCTGCGTACGCCGCGCGGTACGCCCCGCTCGGCCCCCTGTTGTCGCGTCTTTTGCAGGTTGATCCTCGTGATCGCCGGGCCATCGGGCCCGCGTTGCGCATGATGCAGAGGCTTCGCTTTGCCAGCTCGATGCACGCGTGGATGCGGCGAAACCAGCCCCTGCCTCCGCCCCTCGGAGAGCTCATCGCCATCCACGCGCTCAATGCCGGGGCCGGGCCGCGCGACGTGCCCTCGCTCTACGGCGCCCTGCCGGCCGTCATGGCCGATGCAGGCGTCTTCGTGCCCGAAGGCGGGGTGTACCGATTGGTGCAAACTCTGGTCTCCCTGTTGGAGGCGGGTGGGGTGCAGATCCGCACCGGCTGCGCGGCCACGCGCATCGACGGAGAGCGGGTGACCCTCGACGGCGGGCAGACCCTGCGCGCTGACGCCATCGTGAGCAACCTGGATCCGGTGTGTACCGAGCGGCTTTTGTCGGAGCCGGCATCACCCTCGCAACGGCCGCATCGGGAAAAGCTCAGCTGTTCGGTCATGGCCTTCCATGGCGCCGTCGACCCCGCCAAGACAGCAGGCTGGCCGCTTCATCAAGTCATCATGCCCGCCGATTCCCCCTCTTTCTTTGCGGCCCTCGGGGCGGGGCTGTGGCCTGCCACCACGATGGCATTTCTCCATCATCACCCGCTTGGCCATCCCGCCAACCCCGACCCGCACCACGCGACCCTGGCGGTGTTGTTGACGGTCCCGGCGGGCCCCCCGCCACCCGAAGCGGAGGCCTTCGTGGCGCGGCAGCTCCGCCGCATCGAGCGCCTCACGGGCCTTGACGTGGCCGCGCTCGACCCCCACCGACCCGGGCGCGCCTGGGTGGCGCCTCCGCTGGCCCTCACCCCGGCGTACTACGGGGCGTTCGGTCACCCGAGCGGTGCGCTGTATGGACAGCTTCATCCGCCGCACCGGGCGGGGCCCTTCCACCCGGTGCCTACGCGGCATCCTCGGCACCCGTTGCTCTTTCGCGTGGGGGCCGGAATTCATCCGGGGGGAGGCATTCCGGCGGTGCTTGCGGGGGCACGCGGCGTGGCTGCGGCCGTGCATGCTCATCTCGGGGCGGATGCCCTCCCGACGCGGCCCGCGGTCCGCACGCAACACCAGCGGTCACCGGGCGAGGCCGCATGAGCTGGGGCCGTCCATCGGCCCTTGGGCGCAGCCACCGCATAAAGCTCGCGTTCCTCGGCGCGCTGCTCGTCCTCGGCGTGGGGGCGGTGGGGGTGGTGCATTTTCCGCAGCAACCCGGGCAGGCCGCGCTGAGCGCGGTCTTCACCGTGCTCATGGCGGTGCCTGCGGGCGCGGCGTTCCTCCAGCGTCTCGGGGCCCGCCGCGGGCTTGCCATCCTGGCGCTGCTCTCCGTCTTCGGCTTCGCCATCGAAGGCACGGGCGTGGCCACGGGCTGGCCTTACGGCGCCTTTCGTTACGGCGACGCGCTGGGCCCGAAGCTGCTGGGCCTCGTGCCCTGGACCTTGCCCTTTTCTTGGGTGCCTCTCGTGCTCGCGGCCGTGGCCCTCGCGTCGTCCGGGCGCAAGGTGCGGCACCCGCTCGTTGTGGCCTTCATCGCCACCGCTTACCTCGTGGCCTTCGACCTGGTTCTCGATCCCGCTGCCACCCGCTTGGGTTTCTGGAGCTGGCAAGACCCCGCGGCCGGGGCTCGCGTCATCGAGACGCTGCGGTTTTACGACGTACCGCTGTCCAACTTTCTGGGGTGGATCGTATCGTCCCTGGCGGCCAGTCTGCTTTTGCTCGCGTGTCTACGGATCGCAAGGGTGGGTCTTGTGGCCCACCCCACGCTGCTCGGCACCTGGGCTGCGAACCTCGTCTTCTTGACCCTCGTCAATGCGCTCTTGGGGTTCGTTTTGCCCGCCTTACTGGGCGTGACGCTCGCCGGGCTGACGGCGGCACGACTTCAGCTTTCAGGCAGCGGGCGCGGGGGCAGGGACACGTAACGTCCAGACCCGGGGCGGCGCTTCGTTGCGGGCCCTGTCGAACGTCAAGCATTCGAGCCTCGAGCATTCATTTTCGTTGCCTCTCCTCAGGGCACCAAGACCAAATGCCCCCGTGGTAACGAGTCGACCCGCAGGCCCTGCTGCCACCCGCTGCACACGCCCCCTCGGCGTGGTCTGCTTGGCCCTGGCCTCTGTGATCTCGCTCACGTTGTGCTGCGCTTCTGCGCGCGCAGCGGACAAGCCCAGCCCGGTCAGCTTCGACGAGCACATCCGGCCCTTGTTGGAAAAGCATTGCACGCGTTGCCACGGCAGCGGCAAACAGCGCGCGGGCCTGCGCCTCGACCGGCGCCCCGCCGCGGCCTTCGATGACGGGATCATCACGCCGGGCCGTCCCGACAAAAGCACGCTTTATCTTCTGCTCGTGACGGGTGATGCCGACGATCGCATGCCGCAAGACGCGCCCGCCCTGATGCCCGACGAGGCTGCGTTGGTTTCCCGCTGGATTGCGGAAGGAGCGCCGTGGCCCGCGCACGATCCTGACGACAAGGCCACCACGCACTGGGCGTATCAGGCGCCCGTACTGCCCACGCTTCCTGCGCTCGACGATCCCTGGATCAATAACCCGATCGATGCGTTCGTGCGGGAGGTCATGCGGGCCAAAGGCCTGCGCCCCTCGCCGCGCGCGGAGCCTGAGGTGCTGATGCGCCGGGTGAGCCTGGACCTCACCGGGCTGCCCCCGAGCCCGGACGAAATCGATGCCTTCACGCAAGACGCGTCGCCTGATGCCTGGGAGCGCTTGGTCAAGCGGCTTTTGGCGTCTCCGCAGTACGGCGAGAGGTGGGCCCGCCCCTGGCTGGATCTGGCCCGTTACGGGGACTCGAACGGCTACGAAAAAGATCGTCTGCGATCGATGTGGATGTTTCGCGACTGGGTCATCGAAAGCCTCAACGCCAACATGCCCTTCGATCGCTTCACCATCGAACAGCTCGCCGGCGACATGTTGCCGAACGCGACGACCGCTCAGAAGATCGCGTCGGGTTTTCACGCGAACACGCTGCTCAACGAAGAAGGAGGCGTGGACCCTCTGGAGGCGCGCTTCGAGGTGATGGTCGACCGTACCAACACCACGGCGTCCGTGTGGATGGGATCCACGCTCGGCTGCGCGCAGTGCCACAACCACAAGTACGATCCCTTCTCGGCACGCGACTACTACCGGTTCCTGGCGTTCTTCGACAACACGGAGACCATCACCACCGGAGACTTCGCGGGAAACGGGCGCCCCATGGGCGATCCCAAGCTGCTCGTGCCGAACGAAGCGCAGGCCAGGGCGCTCCAGCAGCTGAGCCGCGCCTTGCAGGACGCCCAACGGCAGCTCGATACCGATACACCTGCCGTGGTGTCCGAGCGCGCGGCATGGATGCAAAGCGCCCTGGGCCAGGCACGCGCCTGGAAGACGGTGGAAGAGGTGCGGGGACAGTCCGCGCACGGGGCACGCTTCTCCCTGCGCCCCGATCGTGCCGTGTTGGTGAGCGGTCCAAGCTCGCCCACCGACGACTACACGCTTCGTGTCAGCTCACCCGCGAAGCGGGTCACCGCGTTGCAGATCGAGGTGCTTCCGGATGCGTCGCTGCCCGAAGGGGGACCTGGGCGGGCCCCCAACGGCTCCTTCATGATCTCGCGGCTGCGGGTGTTTGCGGCTCCGCGGGGCCGGCCGGCCGAACGCGTGGAGGTGCGCCTCGCGCGGGCCATCGATTCCGTGGCCAACAAGACGTCGCCCGCGGAAGACATGCTCGACGACGACCCCCACACTGGCTGGTCGATCGGCGCGCAGATGGGGACGGCGCAGCTGGCTGCCGTGGAGTTCGCCACGCCTCTTTTCTTCGATGACGGCGTCGAGCTCACCGTCACGCTCGAGCACCAGTCCATCCATCCGGAGCACACGCTCGGCTGCTTTCGTCTCTCCGTGAGCGAAAATGCCGAGGCGTTGGTCTTCTTGGGTATGCCCGCCGAGGTGCGCACCTTCGTGCAGAAGCCCGCCGCCCGTGCCGCCGACGCGCCCGCTGCCGTGGCAGCGTTTCACCGCAGCGTATCGAAGGTGCTAGCGCCCGTGCGGGAGCGTATCGAGTCCCTCGGACGATCCATCGAAGCGCTCGGGATCCCCAGCACTCTGGTCATGAAGGAGAAGGCAGGCCCAGCACCCCCCTCGACACCCTTCCGCGACAAGGGCGCCTTCACCAGCCCTGGAGAGCCGCTGGCGGCCGGCACCCCTGCCGTGTTGCCGCCCATGAACCCCGCGTTGCCCCGCAACCGACTGGGCTTGGCGCAATGGCTGGCGTCGCGTGACAACCCCCTCATCGCCCGCGTGACCATGAACCGCATGTGGGAAACACTGTTTGGGCGAGGGCTCGTGGAGACGGCGGAGGACTTCGGCACGCAAGGCTCCCCCCCCTCACACCCCAAGCTGCTCGATTGGCTCGCGGTGACCTTCATGGATAAGGGCTGGGATGCCAAAGCGATGCTCGAGCTCATCGTCAGCTCGGCCACGTACCAACAGAGCGCGCGCACCTCCCCGCGCTTGCAGGCGCTGGACCCGTACAACGTTTATCTGGCGCGAGGGCCTCGCTTCCGGGTCGAAGCCGAGATGGTGCGCGACATCGCGCTTGCTGCCAGCGGACTTCTGTCCCTCAAGAGGGGAGGCCCCAGCGTGTTCCCCCCCCAACCCGAGGGCGTTTGGGAGATCCCGTACAACGACGCCGTGGATTCGCCGCGCTGGACGACCGCCTCCGGAGAGGATCGGTTTCGCCGGGGCGTCTACACGTTCATCCGGCGCTCGGCCACCTATCCCGTGCTCACGACCTTCGACGGCAACAGCCGGCAGGTCTGCACCGTGCGGCGCATACGCACGAACACACCTCTGCAGGCGCTGACGCTGCTCAACGACCAAGCGTTTCTCGAGATGGCGCGTGGGCTTTCCGAGCGCATGGCCAAAGAGGCAGGTAGCCACCCCACGGCGCGCCTCCAGCACGGACATCGCCTGGCGACCGGCAGGCGTGCCAGTGCAAAGACGCTTGGAATTCTGACAACGTTGCTGCACAACGAAGAGAAGCGCTTCGCCAGGGCCGGCGCCGTGGCTTTGCTCGAACAGACACGGGCGGGCTCACGGTCGGCCGAAGACGCTGCGCGGGTGGGCGCGCCGCACGAGCAAGCGGCCTGGACGTTGGTGGCCAACGTCTTGCTGAACATGGATGCCACGCAGACCAAGGAATAGCGACTCGTGACGATAAGGCTGACTGGCGGTCGACTGACCCGCAGGCACGTGCTCACGGGCGCGGGACTTGGGAGCCTGGCTTTGGCGGACCTCTTGGGCCGGGAGGCCGAGGCCCGCACGGGCGTGCCGGTGCAGGGGCCTGCCAAGGCCAAGAGCGTGATCTTTTTGTTCATGGCCGGGGCGCCGTCGCAGCTCGATCTCTTCGACCACAAACCGGATCTGCAGCGCTGGAATGGCAAACCCTGCCCCGACGAGTTGATCAAGGGGGAGCGCTTTGCGTTCATCAAGGGGCGGCCGCGCTTGTTGGGCTCTCCCTACCGCTTCGCGCGCTGTGGGCAAACGGGGGCCGAGGTCTCGGAGCTGCTTCCGCACTTTCGTGCGGTGGTCGACGACGTCGCGCTCATCAAATCCATGCACACCACGCAGTTCAACCACGCGCCCGCTCAGGTCTTCATGAACACGGGCCACCAGATCGTAGGGCGTCCGAGCATGGGCGCCTGGCTTACCTATGGGCTTGGCTCTGAAAGTAAAGACTTACCCGGTTTCGTCGTCTTGCTTTCGGGCGACGCGGCTCCGGATGGCGGCAAGTCGTGTTGGGGGTCGGGGTTCCTTCCCACGAACTATCAAGGTGTAGAGTTTCGCAGCAAGGGGGATCCGGTGTTGTTTCTCTCGAACCCGCCGGGTGTTTCCGAGTTGGCGCGCAAGAACTCGATTCGCGCCCTCAACGCGCTCAACGCCGAGCACAAGCTCCGCATCGGCGACCCTGAAGTGGATACGCGGATCGCCGCCTACGAAATGGCTTTCCGCATGCAGGCGAGCGTGCCCGAATTGATGGACATCTCCCGCGAGACGCCTGCGACCCATGCGATGTACGGCACAGAACCCGGCAAGGAGTCGTTCGCGAACAACTGTCTGCTGGCACGCCGCCTGGTCGAACGGGGCGTGCGCTTCGTTCAGCTGTTTCACCGCGGCTGGGACCATCATGGAAACAAAAAGGGAGGTGACCTCGTGCACGGACTGCCCGCGCGGTGCAAAGAGGTCGACCAGGCGATGACGGCGTTGATCACCGACCTCAAACAGCGGGGGCTCTTGGACAGCACGCTCGTGGTCTGGGGCGGAGAGTTTGGCCGCACGCCCATGAACGAGGAGCGAGGCGGATCAAAGCTGCTAGGCCGTGATCACAATCCGAAGGCCTTTACGATGTGGGTGGCCGGAGGCGGCACGAAACCCGGAATCGAGATCGGCTCCACCGACAACTTCGGCTACCGCGTGGCCAACGATCCCGTGCACGTTCATGATCTGCATGCCACCGCGCTTCACCAGCTGGGCATCGACCACACCAAGCTGGTGTTCAAGTTTCAGGGCAGGGACTATCGGCTCACCGACGTGCACGGAGAGGTCGTTCACAAACTCGTGAGCTGAGCGGCGACACACGCGCTCAACGTGGGGCGGCTGGCTCCGCGGGCTTGCGTAGCAGCTTGTTGATGCGCCCGTACGCGTTCCACTCGGCCACATACAGGTTCCCCTGCGAGTCCCAGGCCGCTCCGTGGGGGGCGTTGAACTCACCCGGCCTCCATTCCGCGGGTGGCACCGCGTACTTTCCCCGCAGCTCGGGGTTGCTGTTGTCGCCCAGGTGAGCGGTCACCCGGTAGCTCTCGTCGAACAGGGTCACCCGGCCTTCGAGGTCGACGACCAGCAGATCGCGACCCCGCGCTACGATCTTCGACGGCCTCCGTAGGCCCTCTTCGACCTGCCCGAGATACGTGCCGTCGAGTGCGAAGCGCTGCAAGCGGTGGTTGGCGCGATCGGCAACCACCACTTGAGGTGTGGCGCCTCGGAGGTCGATGCCCACACCGTGCGGCTCGCGGAAGGGACCGGCCTGCCCCTCGCTGCCGTTCCACGACTGCACGTAGTTGCCTTCGTTGTCGAAGCGGTGAAGCCAATAGCGGCCGTAGCCATCCACCACGTAGACGTCTCCATTCGGGGCCACGTCGACGGCGGTGGGCCTGTATTCCTCGGCCGTCCGGTAAATGCCTCGGCGGTCGGGGAAGGGGATGGTCAACAACGTTTCACCCGTAAGGGAGATCTTGATCACCTCGTGGCGCCCGAGATGAGCCAGCCAAATGACTTCGCGACCGTTCGCCTCCTTCACGAGGCGCATACCGTGTATGCCGGCGGCCAGGTCTTGCCCGAACACGCGCAGGATCCGACCCTCAGGATCGGCCATGAAGAGGGCGTTGCCCGTATCGACACTGAAGAAGACGCGATCCTTGCTGTCGATCACCACGTCGCCATGCGTTTGCCCGACGTTCATGCCGGGTGGGAGCTTCGGCCAGCCCTCGACCCACTCGTAACGGTGCGGACCCTGCCCCACTTTCACGCCCGGCTTTGCCCGCGCCGGGGCCGGCAACATCAAGACAATCCCAGCCAGCGTCACGCCGGCCCAACGAAGAAGGAATGAGGGTCGCATGGGTAGGCCACGTCATTTACATGCGAAATTTGTGTGAGCGCAATCAGATTCGCAGCGAAATCACGCGACGCGTTTAAGGATTTGCTGGAGTCGTGGGGGGATAAATCGCGAGACCAGTGTTTGACCTGTCCACGGGTGTCCTCTTGTCGTAGCTTCGACCCGCTTTCCATGAACGCCGTCCAAGAGAATGCCTCGAAAGCCGAAAAGCCGACCAAAAGCCAACGCCTGTTCGGTAGGGCCACACCCGCGGTTCTGCTGGCAATGCTGCTCATCGTCTCCGCCTACTCGACCCTGAACTGGGCCAGAGGCTACGCATACCTGCATTGGCCAGACATGCGCATCGGAGGCATGCTGGACGGAACGGCGCGGCAGCCGTTCGTGAGCCGAACGCTGGTTCCCAGTGTTTACAAACCCATCGCAGCCGCCGCCGAGTCGCTGGTATCTCCCCTTCGTTCTATGCTTAACGAGGCCGATATCACTAGAGGGATGCTCCATGGTTTTTCGGTGGCGCACCGGATGGGGTCCGAGGATAGAGCCGCGGTCTTCTTGGCGATGGTTTGGCTCTCCCTCGTGCTTCTGGGAGTCGGCATCGTGGCGTTTCTCAGGAGTCTCGGACATGTCTCGACGGCGCCCTGGTGGACGGCGATATGTGCCGTGCTTCTTTGGCCGCTTCTAAAGTGTGAAGAGCGCGGCATCTACTTCATGTACGATCCCTTTACGCCCACGTTGGTTCTGTGGACGTTCATTGCGTTCTACAGCCGGCGCTGGGTGCTTGCGTTCTCCGGATTCGTCGCCTCAACACTGAATCGAGAGACGGGTGCCCTGTTGCCCTTGGTGGCAAGCTTCGCTTTGATCCCTGGACAAAGCGTTCGCGAGAAGTTGTCGAGTTTTGCCGGTATCCTGAAAGGAAAGGCGCCCGCCAAGTCGCGCATGGCTATCCTGGGGTTGCTGGCTGCATCTCTGTTGGGGGTTGCGATTCGGCAGGTCTCCACTCGACTCGTGTATCGAGATGCCATGGGAGACGCGCTCGAATTCCATCTCATGAATACGACGCTGTCATTTCATGCGGTCATGTCGTATTTGCCTAGAATGACGCTTGTCGTTGTCGTCTACTACCTGGTCGGCATGAGATCCTGGAATCGACTGGGAGGTCTTTTTCAAGGCGCGTCGATCATGTTTGGTTTGCAGTTGCTGGCGGGTGCGACCGTGGGCGTGATCGATGAAGTTCGGCAGTATGGTGAGCTTTATGGTGTAGGTTCTGTTCTCGCTTGTGTTCTCGTCTCTCGTCATCCCGAATCTATTGGCGCCGTGTCATTGCGAACTTTGACAAGAGGTGCAAGGCAGGCCGATGTCGCAGCTGGTTCCCTTGTGGCCCTCTTGTTGGCCTGGTCGACGGCAAACCACTGGAGAGATTCGATGAATTCCCACGCAAGTTTCGAGCGCGTTCACCTTAGTGAAAGATCGGGGTTATCCACACGTTCCCCTGAAGGAGAGCCCTGGGACGCAAACGGCAACTACGTCTTCGGAGACGACCGAGTCACGGTTTTTGTTGCGCAGTCGAAGGTTCGGCTCGATTCTCTAGAAATCGGTCTCGATGGCAACGACGAGTATAGAGTGTCCCTGAGGACCGACCAAAGTCGGGAGGAACACATCGTCTCTCCGGTGGGAGCTCCCGGGATCAGAAATCACCGGTTTCGCATCCCGGATGGCAGGCTAAATGAGGTGTACGTATTCCCAATCACAGGAGACGGCCGCTACGCTGTGGGGCATCTCCTGCTGAATAGGTAGGTCCGAGTCGCAAAGGGCGAACTGCGCCGCGACGCACTCTCGAGACCGGCAGGACCCTTGCACGGCGTGGGGGGGATGACGGGCTGCGGAGAGGTTGACGGGTGCAGAGAGGCCGAGCGCACGTTCGAGGGTGTCAACGAGGCGTTTCATGGCGCTTACGGCCAGGTGCGTGC belongs to Myxococcales bacterium and includes:
- a CDS encoding DUF1501 domain-containing protein, which produces MTIRLTGGRLTRRHVLTGAGLGSLALADLLGREAEARTGVPVQGPAKAKSVIFLFMAGAPSQLDLFDHKPDLQRWNGKPCPDELIKGERFAFIKGRPRLLGSPYRFARCGQTGAEVSELLPHFRAVVDDVALIKSMHTTQFNHAPAQVFMNTGHQIVGRPSMGAWLTYGLGSESKDLPGFVVLLSGDAAPDGGKSCWGSGFLPTNYQGVEFRSKGDPVLFLSNPPGVSELARKNSIRALNALNAEHKLRIGDPEVDTRIAAYEMAFRMQASVPELMDISRETPATHAMYGTEPGKESFANNCLLARRLVERGVRFVQLFHRGWDHHGNKKGGDLVHGLPARCKEVDQAMTALITDLKQRGLLDSTLVVWGGEFGRTPMNEERGGSKLLGRDHNPKAFTMWVAGGGTKPGIEIGSTDNFGYRVANDPVHVHDLHATALHQLGIDHTKLVFKFQGRDYRLTDVHGEVVHKLVS